In a genomic window of Phycisphaerae bacterium:
- a CDS encoding protein kinase, with product MPVASCPPAEVLETLAVGGVTPPPLAAHLQECEVCRSTLQRIRADNRFLSRFLTRTDRAAREPAPPPAVIDIPGYQILDEIHRGGQGVVYRAVQRATRRPVAIKVMKHGPFATLSDRARFDREIDTLGRLNHPNIVAVHDAGVAAGYVYFVMNYVAGRPLDEALTALPPAAGGSAVAGGAAGPTDPRRRVRAILELFIKVCDAVQAAHLRGIIHRDLKPSNIRVDPQGEPHVLDFGLAKSTDAEPDSAMTQTGQFVGSLPWASPEQVAGESVKIDLRTDVYSLGAILFQLLTGHLPFDLGSNLRQAVDTILFRAPPRPSARITATGGPPLDDELDTIVLKCLAKDRERRYQTAGELAHDLRRYLVGEAIEAKRDSAIYMLRKTLRRYRLQVVVATAFVVLVTAFGAVMAVMYQQAARMQQAAVQTAGVLNDLLSQGSVEQGRMAGMLGNMEQAEQLLWRELLTHRELSGPHTLHLNTPPGPPEAYWGLWELYRRYPCRRTITLDPPGVRAATLSTDRQSLWTIDTDGRVQQLDEFGTQLDSYALPVPCGHALPTIGATGHFIVRFDGQRYAVYRRGAGEIPALELPVGATVICLSPSGQHVAAALDDTAVVWNLNPVAELARLRCDGGELTALALSHTNGRLAARDRLGGLHVWELASQQRVAHATGTATPRVATQSLGELLFSPDDRRLADAWMATPGRIWDLTTMPPTAIEFAERPGDYRVQGFSPDGGLLAIGDLRGAVRLVDTTTGQCRATFVAHPGRVRTVAFTADGQHIWTNGEGALRLWEVNAHAGVRIVRIAGEALHSVDISPAGDWLCAGGGLGKLYRIDATTLAVNTLDFGNEATVPCTAISPDGRWTAAATYASAVYVWDNQDPGAAPVQLAHGSLVSDVSFSPDSATLATACNDGILRIWRVAGGTLERELPPAGDRIPHLAFDATGQRLAIALRNGALLVWNLNSDTSETWKPPTQKPLRTVSFSPDGRWLLAAGADRIIEIWDTSTRQQVGTLVGHTQEIFCLDISPDGETIASGDTSGAIRLWHLPLRRPLAALEGHTAPVMTLHFAADGRTLVSASLDGTLRVWDLTYYAQHIAGNLETQLRRVGAEPANPDELAAWRHWAAQAPGVGQR from the coding sequence ATGCCGGTCGCGTCGTGTCCCCCCGCGGAGGTGCTCGAGACCCTGGCCGTCGGTGGCGTGACCCCGCCGCCGCTCGCAGCACACCTTCAGGAGTGCGAAGTCTGCCGCAGCACGCTGCAGCGGATCCGCGCGGACAATCGCTTCCTGAGCCGGTTTCTGACGCGGACCGACCGGGCCGCGCGCGAACCCGCCCCGCCACCCGCCGTGATTGACATTCCCGGGTACCAGATCCTGGATGAGATCCATCGCGGCGGGCAGGGCGTCGTGTACCGCGCGGTCCAGCGCGCCACGCGCCGCCCGGTCGCGATCAAGGTCATGAAACACGGGCCGTTCGCGACCCTGTCGGACCGGGCCCGCTTCGATCGCGAGATCGACACGCTGGGGCGCCTCAATCACCCGAACATCGTGGCCGTGCACGACGCCGGCGTCGCGGCCGGGTACGTGTACTTCGTGATGAACTACGTGGCGGGCCGGCCGCTCGACGAAGCGCTGACGGCGCTCCCGCCCGCGGCCGGCGGCAGCGCGGTGGCCGGCGGGGCCGCGGGACCGACGGACCCGCGGCGGCGCGTGCGGGCGATTCTCGAGCTTTTTATCAAGGTCTGCGACGCGGTGCAGGCCGCCCACCTGCGCGGAATCATTCATCGCGACCTGAAGCCCAGCAACATCCGGGTGGACCCGCAGGGCGAGCCGCACGTCCTCGACTTCGGCCTGGCCAAGTCCACCGATGCGGAGCCGGACTCGGCGATGACGCAGACCGGGCAGTTCGTCGGGTCGCTGCCGTGGGCGTCGCCCGAGCAGGTCGCGGGAGAATCGGTCAAGATCGACCTGCGCACGGATGTGTACTCGCTCGGCGCGATCCTGTTCCAGCTCCTGACGGGTCACCTGCCGTTCGACCTGGGCAGCAACCTGCGCCAAGCCGTCGACACGATCCTGTTCCGCGCGCCGCCGCGCCCGAGCGCGCGGATCACGGCCACCGGCGGCCCACCACTGGACGACGAGCTGGACACGATCGTGCTGAAGTGCCTGGCGAAGGACCGCGAGCGGCGCTATCAGACCGCCGGCGAGCTGGCCCACGACCTCCGCCGCTATCTGGTCGGCGAGGCGATCGAGGCGAAGCGCGACAGCGCCATCTACATGCTGCGCAAGACACTGCGCCGCTACCGACTGCAAGTCGTCGTCGCCACGGCCTTCGTCGTGCTGGTGACGGCGTTCGGCGCGGTCATGGCCGTGATGTATCAGCAAGCGGCGCGCATGCAGCAGGCCGCGGTGCAGACCGCCGGTGTGCTGAACGACCTGCTCTCCCAGGGCAGTGTCGAGCAGGGACGCATGGCGGGCATGCTCGGCAACATGGAGCAGGCAGAGCAGTTGCTGTGGCGCGAGTTGCTCACGCATCGCGAGCTGAGCGGCCCGCACACCCTGCACCTGAACACGCCGCCCGGACCGCCGGAAGCCTACTGGGGTCTTTGGGAACTGTATCGCCGTTATCCCTGCCGGCGCACAATCACGCTCGATCCCCCGGGCGTGCGTGCCGCGACACTCTCCACCGACCGCCAGAGCCTCTGGACCATCGACACGGATGGACGCGTGCAGCAGCTCGACGAATTCGGCACGCAGCTCGACTCGTATGCGCTCCCCGTCCCTTGTGGACACGCGCTGCCCACGATCGGCGCCACCGGACATTTCATCGTCCGCTTCGACGGCCAGCGATATGCGGTCTACCGGCGCGGTGCCGGCGAAATCCCCGCGCTGGAGCTGCCGGTCGGCGCAACTGTGATCTGCCTGTCACCGTCCGGACAGCACGTGGCCGCCGCGCTTGACGACACGGCGGTCGTGTGGAATCTCAATCCAGTTGCGGAGCTAGCGCGTCTGCGCTGCGATGGCGGCGAACTGACCGCGCTCGCGCTGTCGCACACCAACGGGCGACTGGCGGCGCGCGATCGGCTCGGCGGCCTCCACGTCTGGGAACTCGCGTCGCAACAACGCGTCGCCCATGCCACCGGCACGGCGACGCCGCGCGTGGCCACGCAATCGCTCGGCGAGCTGCTGTTTTCACCCGACGACCGGCGGCTCGCGGACGCGTGGATGGCAACCCCCGGCCGCATCTGGGACCTCACCACCATGCCTCCCACCGCCATCGAGTTCGCGGAGCGGCCGGGCGATTACCGGGTCCAGGGCTTCAGCCCGGACGGTGGCCTGCTGGCAATCGGCGATCTGCGCGGCGCCGTACGCCTGGTCGACACCACCACCGGACAGTGCCGCGCCACGTTCGTCGCGCACCCCGGCCGCGTGCGCACCGTCGCTTTCACCGCCGACGGGCAACACATCTGGACCAACGGCGAAGGCGCTCTGCGTCTCTGGGAGGTCAACGCGCATGCCGGCGTCCGCATCGTGCGAATCGCCGGCGAAGCACTCCACAGCGTCGATATCAGCCCCGCCGGAGACTGGCTCTGCGCCGGCGGCGGACTGGGCAAGCTGTACCGGATTGACGCCACGACGCTCGCCGTGAACACGCTCGATTTCGGCAATGAAGCCACCGTGCCGTGCACCGCGATTTCGCCGGACGGGCGCTGGACCGCCGCGGCAACGTACGCCAGCGCCGTGTACGTGTGGGACAACCAGGATCCCGGGGCGGCCCCGGTCCAGTTGGCACACGGCAGCCTCGTCAGTGATGTCAGTTTCAGCCCGGACAGCGCCACGCTCGCGACCGCCTGCAACGACGGCATTCTCAGGATCTGGCGCGTGGCCGGCGGGACATTGGAGCGCGAGTTGCCGCCCGCGGGCGACCGCATCCCGCACCTCGCGTTTGACGCGACCGGCCAGCGTCTGGCCATCGCGCTGCGGAACGGAGCTCTGCTCGTCTGGAACCTGAACAGCGACACAAGCGAAACATGGAAGCCGCCGACCCAGAAGCCCCTGCGGACCGTGTCCTTCTCGCCGGATGGTCGCTGGCTGCTGGCTGCCGGCGCGGACAGGATCATCGAAATCTGGGATACGTCCACCCGCCAGCAGGTCGGGACACTGGTCGGCCACACCCAGGAGATCTTCTGCCTCGACATCAGCCCCGACGGCGAGACGATCGCGAGCGGCGACACCAGCGGAGCCATTCGCCTCTGGCACCTGCCGCTGCGCCGACCGCTGGCTGCGCTCGAGGGGCACACGGCGCCGGTGATGACGCTGCACTTCGCGGCCGATGGACGCACGCTCGTGTCCGCGTCGCTGGACGGCACATTGCGCGTGTGGGACCTCACCTACTACGCCCAACACATCGCCGGCAATCTGGAGACGCAACTGCGGCGGGTCGGCGCGGAACCGGCCAATCCGGACGAGCTCGCGGCCTGGCGCCACTGGGCGGCGCAAGCGCCCGGCGTGGGGCAGCGTTGA
- a CDS encoding RNA polymerase sigma factor, with translation MSYNNLTLVEHALMEPGDLARTTTELLAGLHERGNRAVWDEFDRRYRPIVIGFLCRMGLNASDAADVAQETLACFVEDYRRRKYDRQQGRLRSWLIAIARYRLADWRRAAGRRRELRGESAIEALPDQEDADAAWEEEERRQIFEQAVAELRQTTRFNERTIAAFERVALRQESIELVSAELGLTPQEIYNAKNRVIQKLREIMRRYDDSVVGG, from the coding sequence ATGAGCTACAATAACCTTACGCTAGTGGAGCACGCGTTGATGGAGCCCGGGGATCTGGCGCGGACGACGACGGAGCTGCTCGCGGGGCTCCACGAGCGCGGCAATCGCGCCGTGTGGGACGAATTCGACCGCCGGTACCGACCGATCGTGATCGGTTTCCTCTGCCGCATGGGTCTCAACGCCAGCGACGCTGCGGATGTCGCGCAGGAGACGCTGGCGTGTTTCGTCGAGGACTACCGGCGGCGCAAATACGATCGTCAGCAAGGGCGTTTGCGTTCGTGGCTGATCGCGATCGCGCGCTACCGACTCGCGGACTGGCGCCGGGCGGCGGGACGCCGGCGTGAGCTGCGCGGCGAGTCCGCGATTGAGGCGCTGCCGGATCAGGAGGATGCCGACGCGGCGTGGGAAGAAGAGGAACGTCGGCAGATCTTTGAGCAGGCCGTCGCCGAGCTGCGGCAGACCACGCGCTTCAACGAGCGGACGATCGCAGCGTTCGAACGGGTCGCCCTCCGGCAGGAGTCAATCGAGCTGGTTTCGGCTGAGCTCGGCTTGACGCCACAGGAAATCTATAACGCCAAGAACCGCGTGATCCAAAAGCTGCGCGAAATCATGCGGCGCTACGACGACAGCGTCGTGGGCGGTTGA
- a CDS encoding exo-alpha-sialidase, whose amino-acid sequence MVALFLPAVAPAQDELLLGAQAVYQGAQASDAFSAIHYLGNGRIIAGKRSSQAATRFLLSEDYGATWTVVGCPGSTGSHTYFFGQNGDTVFSGTGDTGNACLMKSTDAGCTWSVALTSAQLRGLIGSANVLAVFSPVYLGADCWIVNVKSFDTTKKVIMSADNGATWYVPAAQPGQNASAWARRMILTSDNVLLWPSCQGNRMYRSTDQGASWSYATVPNAALFQPLCDAGNGIYFCGDVRTTANTPIALYRSLDMGQTWSKVVEVNLQRPTYTYWRDIVKVGDSLLASACCMEGTSNERYMQLFLSTNDGTDWVLLGNPYIGPYGGMQAIYQMCATELNVVFAGCQPDSTILRWPMPVGVDGGMPGDIDGDAGIEFDDLVLFASAMNGPTVRAVPPGGELAYFIRADLDDDLDVDLADFALFSALSAARVRS is encoded by the coding sequence TTGGTCGCGCTATTCCTGCCGGCGGTTGCACCGGCGCAGGACGAACTCTTGCTGGGGGCGCAAGCCGTCTATCAGGGGGCGCAGGCCTCGGATGCGTTCAGTGCCATTCACTATCTCGGCAACGGACGCATCATCGCCGGCAAGCGCTCGTCGCAGGCCGCCACGCGCTTTCTGCTTAGCGAAGACTACGGGGCTACCTGGACGGTCGTCGGCTGCCCCGGCTCGACCGGGTCCCACACCTACTTCTTCGGGCAGAACGGCGACACCGTGTTTTCCGGCACGGGCGATACCGGCAACGCGTGCCTGATGAAGAGCACGGACGCCGGCTGTACGTGGTCGGTGGCGCTGACCTCCGCGCAACTTCGCGGCCTGATCGGCAGCGCGAATGTGCTGGCCGTGTTCAGCCCCGTTTACCTGGGCGCGGATTGCTGGATCGTGAACGTCAAGAGCTTCGACACTACGAAGAAGGTCATCATGTCCGCCGACAACGGCGCGACTTGGTACGTGCCCGCCGCGCAGCCGGGGCAAAACGCGTCGGCGTGGGCGCGACGGATGATCCTGACCAGCGACAACGTGCTGCTGTGGCCATCGTGCCAGGGCAACCGGATGTACCGCTCTACCGATCAAGGCGCGAGCTGGTCCTACGCCACCGTGCCCAATGCGGCCCTGTTCCAGCCGCTGTGCGACGCGGGCAACGGGATTTACTTCTGCGGCGACGTCCGCACGACCGCCAACACGCCGATCGCCCTGTATCGCAGCCTCGACATGGGCCAGACGTGGTCGAAGGTCGTGGAGGTCAATTTGCAGCGGCCGACTTACACGTACTGGCGCGACATCGTCAAGGTCGGCGACAGCCTGCTGGCGTCGGCGTGCTGCATGGAAGGCACGAGCAATGAGCGTTACATGCAGTTGTTCCTGTCCACGAACGACGGGACGGACTGGGTGTTGCTCGGAAACCCCTACATCGGCCCATACGGCGGGATGCAGGCGATCTACCAGATGTGTGCCACGGAGCTGAACGTCGTGTTTGCCGGGTGCCAGCCCGACAGCACGATTCTGCGCTGGCCGATGCCGGTGGGCGTTGATGGCGGCATGCCGGGGGACATCGATGGCGACGCGGGCATCGAATTCGACGATCTGGTGCTCTTCGCCAGTGCGATGAACGGCCCGACGGTGCGGGCGGTGCCGCCCGGCGGCGAGCTGGCATACTTCATCCGCGCTGATCTGGACGACGACCTGGACGTGGATCTGGCGGACTTCGCGCTGTTCAGCGCGCTCAGTGCGGCGCGCGTTCGTTCATAG
- a CDS encoding endonuclease/exonuclease/phosphatase family protein — MQYSRMWRGLVLAALIAGTACSAGCQRNVAVLTYNIHHAAGADGRVDLERIAAVIRAARADLVALQEVDRGVRRSGGEDQPQRLAELTGMHVAFAKNIALQGGEYGNAVLSRFPIERYENHALPRFDDSEQRGALEVHVRIGGRPVVFVATHLDHCANDRERRASLATLRELVERNADRTVIVAGDFNARPDSAVLSDATAFLRDACAAVGHTDLTYPAGKPSERIDYVLVLPRAGLGCVACQVLPEAVASDHRPVLATLTLGGP; from the coding sequence ATGCAGTACAGCAGAATGTGGCGCGGATTGGTGCTCGCCGCTCTGATCGCCGGAACGGCATGCAGCGCGGGCTGTCAGCGGAACGTCGCGGTATTGACCTACAACATCCACCATGCCGCAGGCGCGGATGGCCGGGTGGATCTCGAACGGATCGCCGCGGTCATCCGCGCCGCCCGCGCCGATCTCGTCGCGCTACAGGAGGTTGATCGCGGCGTACGGCGTTCGGGCGGCGAGGATCAGCCGCAGCGGTTGGCCGAGCTCACCGGCATGCACGTCGCTTTTGCGAAGAACATTGCGCTGCAAGGCGGCGAGTACGGCAATGCCGTCCTGAGTCGCTTCCCGATCGAGCGCTATGAGAATCACGCGTTGCCCAGGTTTGATGACAGCGAGCAGCGCGGGGCCTTGGAGGTCCACGTGCGGATCGGCGGCCGGCCGGTGGTCTTCGTCGCGACACATCTCGACCACTGCGCCAACGACCGCGAGCGGCGGGCGTCGCTCGCCACGCTCCGCGAACTGGTCGAGCGCAACGCGGATCGGACGGTGATTGTCGCTGGCGATTTCAACGCCCGGCCGGACAGCGCGGTCCTCAGCGACGCGACGGCATTTCTGCGGGACGCGTGTGCGGCCGTCGGCCACACCGACCTGACGTACCCCGCGGGCAAGCCGAGCGAGCGGATCGACTATGTGCTGGTGCTGCCGCGCGCGGGCCTGGGCTGTGTCGCATGCCAGGTGCTGCCCGAAGCGGTGGCGTCTGATCATCGGCCGGTGCTGGCGACGCTGACACTCGGCGGGCCGTAG
- a CDS encoding type II secretion system protein, protein MSNQRRVPAFTLIELLVVVSIISLLMSILLPSMSRARHQAKSAVCLSNLRQLGYLLLAYADEDQADQVIPIHDMMIRRTGNPWISGTGHSFVWGGRDGQFPLPGESGDIWLSGDAKGYVPPEMGGPMYGAAQRPLNRFYLGRNIHASDAAEMAVFRCPDDRGFSGQSPAVPPVVRGLPCYEVFGNSYQAQTLTSFIDDSPSQAGAFSWGVWGHRLQTLPTPGQLVLAAEPPFLDTAGGDWHARGKKANVLFVDGGARATSTQVHALPACGTLVKMDLPCPPLPCNAGLLSEGPGWRLDTWPTPGARIWGAPSLWTADPPPFTADAISPCLNRAQWPFPAYECNLE, encoded by the coding sequence ATGAGCAATCAGCGACGCGTGCCGGCCTTCACCCTGATTGAGTTACTGGTGGTCGTGTCAATCATCAGCCTGCTCATGTCGATCCTGCTGCCGAGCATGTCACGGGCGCGCCACCAGGCCAAGTCCGCCGTGTGTCTCTCGAACCTGCGGCAGCTCGGGTACCTGCTGCTGGCCTACGCGGACGAAGACCAGGCCGACCAGGTGATTCCCATTCACGACATGATGATCCGGCGGACGGGCAACCCCTGGATCAGCGGCACCGGGCACAGCTTCGTGTGGGGTGGTCGTGACGGGCAGTTTCCATTGCCGGGGGAGAGCGGCGACATCTGGCTCTCCGGCGATGCGAAGGGTTACGTGCCGCCGGAAATGGGCGGGCCGATGTACGGGGCCGCACAGCGTCCGCTGAACCGCTTCTATCTCGGCCGCAACATCCACGCGAGCGACGCGGCGGAGATGGCCGTGTTCCGCTGCCCGGATGACCGGGGTTTTTCCGGGCAGAGCCCGGCGGTGCCGCCCGTCGTGCGCGGCCTCCCGTGCTACGAGGTCTTCGGCAACAGCTACCAGGCCCAGACGCTGACGTCGTTCATCGACGACAGCCCGTCGCAGGCGGGGGCCTTCTCGTGGGGTGTGTGGGGCCATCGCCTGCAGACGCTTCCGACGCCGGGTCAGCTCGTGCTGGCCGCCGAGCCACCGTTCTTGGATACCGCGGGCGGCGACTGGCACGCGCGCGGAAAGAAAGCGAACGTGCTGTTTGTGGACGGCGGCGCCCGCGCGACTTCGACGCAGGTCCACGCGTTGCCGGCCTGTGGCACGCTGGTGAAGATGGATTTGCCTTGCCCGCCGCTCCCGTGCAACGCTGGGCTGCTCAGCGAGGGACCAGGCTGGCGGCTGGATACCTGGCCGACGCCGGGGGCACGCATCTGGGGAGCGCCCAGCTTGTGGACCGCCGACCCGCCGCCTTTCACCGCGGATGCCATATCGCCGTGCCTCAACCGGGCGCAGTGGCCGTTTCCGGCGTACGAGTGCAACCTGGAGTGA
- a CDS encoding tetratricopeptide repeat protein — protein sequence MQSSVDVRSRRRTLWLWGCAVLVLGCVTACTRAPDVPAAVWASYRDDAEYTGLTVDYPLDGTLFPPELAPPTFQWHDGNPRVDAWALAFRFADGRAPLRCTTDKPQWTPDEAQWTEIQRRTREQDARVIVLGVQRAAPGTILSGARIAIRTSADEVGAPLFYREVNLPFAEAVKDPSRIRWRFGPVSSRQPPPIVLENLPVCGNCHSFSADGAMLGMDVDYANDKGSYALTPVRREMPLATSDLITWSDFRRDDGQATFGLLSQVSPDGRYVVSTVKDRSVFVAKPELAFSQLFFPIRGILAVYDRMTQTFSALPGADDPEYVQSNATWSPDGQTIIFARAKAHHLKQDSGQVLLTKEECAEFLEEGRTFLFDLYRVPFNGGAAGVAEPLPGASQNGRSNYFAKFSPDGKWIVFCQARSYMLLQPDSELYIMPAAGGEPRRMPCNTGRMNSWHSWSPNGKWLVFSSKATSEYTQLYLTHINAEGNSTPAVRLAALTAPDRAANIPEFVNATPDAIAKIGTAFIDDVSYVRAADAFLRAHDVDGAVRQFRKALELNPQNAIAHSNLGGVLVTQGAVEEGVTHLKEALRLDPTNGSPYYNLGMLRAREGKVDEAVELLTRAVRYRPEIADAQRVLGALLCNRGAVAEGVRHLSEAARLDPRDAVARFCLGKAQAAQGRMADAVRELSAAVQLNAEYVEALHLLGQLLVQQGRGAEALGPLERAAALQADNARILVDLAWLLATCPDPRLRDAPRAIQLARRACEFTDYQAFAALGVLAVCHAAAGQFPDAIRAAEQARRLALDSGETQIAAGIAEQIESYQRGQAYLPPAAPPPPAGGRP from the coding sequence ATGCAGTCGTCCGTGGATGTACGGTCCCGCCGGCGGACTCTCTGGCTGTGGGGGTGTGCGGTGCTGGTGTTGGGTTGCGTGACGGCTTGCACGCGCGCACCGGACGTGCCCGCGGCCGTGTGGGCGAGCTACCGCGACGACGCCGAATACACGGGGTTGACGGTTGACTATCCGCTTGATGGCACGCTGTTTCCGCCGGAGCTGGCGCCGCCGACGTTTCAGTGGCACGACGGCAATCCGCGTGTCGATGCATGGGCGCTCGCGTTCCGGTTTGCCGATGGCCGCGCGCCGCTGCGCTGCACCACGGACAAGCCCCAATGGACGCCCGATGAAGCGCAATGGACCGAGATTCAACGCCGCACGCGCGAACAGGATGCGCGGGTGATCGTCCTCGGTGTGCAACGGGCGGCGCCTGGGACGATTCTGTCGGGCGCGCGCATTGCCATTCGCACATCGGCGGACGAAGTTGGCGCCCCGCTGTTCTATCGCGAAGTCAACCTGCCGTTCGCCGAGGCCGTCAAGGACCCGAGCCGCATTCGCTGGCGTTTCGGGCCGGTGTCGTCGCGCCAGCCGCCACCGATCGTGCTGGAAAACCTGCCGGTCTGCGGAAACTGCCATTCGTTCTCGGCTGACGGCGCCATGCTCGGGATGGACGTGGACTACGCCAACGACAAAGGTTCGTATGCGTTGACGCCGGTGCGGCGTGAGATGCCGCTGGCGACGAGCGACCTGATCACCTGGAGTGATTTTCGCCGTGATGATGGCCAGGCGACGTTCGGGCTGCTGTCGCAGGTCTCGCCGGACGGGCGCTACGTGGTCAGCACGGTGAAGGATCGGTCGGTATTCGTGGCGAAGCCGGAGCTGGCGTTTTCGCAGCTTTTTTTTCCGATCCGCGGGATCCTGGCGGTGTACGACCGGATGACGCAGACGTTCAGCGCGCTGCCGGGGGCGGACGATCCGGAGTACGTGCAGAGCAACGCGACGTGGAGCCCGGATGGCCAGACCATCATCTTCGCGCGGGCGAAGGCGCATCACCTGAAGCAGGACTCGGGCCAGGTGCTGCTAACCAAGGAGGAGTGCGCCGAGTTTCTCGAGGAGGGACGGACGTTTCTCTTCGATCTGTATCGCGTGCCGTTCAACGGCGGCGCCGCCGGCGTGGCCGAGCCGCTGCCGGGCGCGTCCCAGAACGGCAGGAGCAACTACTTCGCGAAGTTCTCGCCGGACGGCAAGTGGATCGTGTTCTGCCAGGCGCGCAGCTACATGCTGCTGCAGCCGGACAGCGAACTATACATCATGCCGGCGGCGGGGGGCGAGCCGCGGCGCATGCCGTGCAACACGGGGCGCATGAACTCGTGGCACAGTTGGTCGCCCAACGGCAAGTGGCTGGTGTTCTCGTCGAAGGCGACGTCGGAGTATACGCAGCTCTATCTGACACACATCAACGCCGAAGGCAACAGCACGCCGGCGGTGCGGCTGGCGGCGCTGACGGCGCCGGACCGGGCGGCGAACATCCCGGAGTTCGTCAACGCGACGCCGGACGCGATTGCAAAGATCGGCACGGCGTTCATCGACGACGTGTCGTACGTGCGGGCGGCGGACGCTTTTCTGCGGGCGCACGACGTGGATGGCGCGGTGCGGCAGTTCCGCAAGGCGCTGGAGCTGAATCCGCAGAACGCGATCGCGCACAGCAATCTGGGCGGCGTGCTGGTCACGCAGGGCGCCGTGGAGGAGGGTGTGACGCACTTGAAGGAGGCGCTGCGTCTCGATCCGACGAATGGCAGTCCGTACTACAACCTGGGGATGCTACGGGCGCGCGAGGGGAAGGTCGATGAAGCGGTCGAGCTGTTGACGCGCGCGGTACGCTATCGGCCGGAAATCGCCGATGCACAGCGCGTGTTGGGTGCACTCTTGTGCAACCGGGGTGCGGTCGCGGAGGGTGTACGGCATTTATCGGAGGCCGCGCGCCTCGATCCACGCGATGCGGTGGCACGCTTCTGTCTGGGCAAGGCGCAGGCGGCGCAAGGGCGGATGGCGGACGCGGTTCGCGAACTATCCGCGGCGGTGCAGCTCAACGCGGAGTACGTCGAGGCACTGCACTTGCTGGGACAACTGCTCGTGCAGCAGGGACGCGGTGCGGAAGCGCTCGGTCCGCTGGAACGCGCCGCGGCGCTGCAAGCGGATAATGCGCGCATCCTGGTCGATCTGGCGTGGCTGCTGGCAACGTGTCCCGATCCGAGGCTGCGCGATGCGCCGCGCGCGATCCAACTGGCTCGCCGGGCGTGCGAATTCACAGACTACCAGGCGTTTGCCGCCCTCGGCGTCCTGGCGGTTTGCCATGCCGCCGCCGGGCAATTTCCCGATGCAATTCGCGCCGCGGAGCAGGCCCGCCGGCTGGCCCTGGACTCCGGCGAGACGCAGATCGCAGCCGGCATCGCGGAGCAGATCGAGTCGTACCAGCGCGGCCAGGCATATCTGCCGCCGGCCGCGCCCCCACCGCCCGCCGGTGGACGTCCGTGA